The Hyphomicrobium sp. MC1 genome window below encodes:
- the fabG gene encoding 3-oxoacyl-[acyl-carrier-protein] reductase has product MFDLTGKTALVTGATGGLGAEIARVFHKAGATVAISGRKVEALDALAKELGDRVHVLPCDLADRVAVAKLIDDAVKALGGRLDILVNNAGLTKDNLFMVMKDDQWDDVIAVNLTSTFMLCRAASRHMMRSKTGYGRIINIASVSGVFGNPGQGNYAASKAGMIGMTKSLAREVASRGITANCIAPGFIKTNMTDVLTDKQKGEIAQMIPAQRFGDPVDVAAGCLYLASNEGGYITGQTLHINGGMAMV; this is encoded by the coding sequence ATGTTTGACCTGACCGGCAAGACCGCCCTCGTCACGGGCGCGACGGGCGGACTTGGTGCCGAGATCGCACGCGTGTTCCACAAGGCTGGCGCGACAGTCGCGATCTCGGGACGCAAAGTCGAAGCGCTCGATGCGCTCGCGAAAGAGCTCGGCGACCGCGTGCATGTGTTGCCGTGCGATCTTGCGGACCGCGTAGCCGTCGCGAAGTTGATCGACGATGCCGTGAAGGCTCTGGGCGGTCGTCTCGACATTCTCGTCAATAATGCCGGTCTCACCAAGGACAACCTGTTCATGGTGATGAAGGACGATCAGTGGGATGACGTCATCGCGGTCAACCTGACGTCGACGTTCATGCTGTGCCGGGCCGCATCGCGCCACATGATGCGCTCGAAGACGGGATACGGGCGGATCATCAATATTGCGTCTGTTTCCGGCGTTTTCGGCAATCCGGGGCAGGGCAACTACGCAGCCTCGAAGGCCGGTATGATAGGTATGACCAAATCGCTCGCGCGCGAGGTCGCTTCGCGTGGGATTACGGCGAACTGCATCGCGCCGGGCTTCATCAAGACCAACATGACGGACGTGCTGACGGATAAGCAGAAGGGCGAGATCGCCCAGATGATCCCGGCGCAGCGCTTCGGCGATCCGGTGGACGTGGCTGCCGGGTGCCTCTATCTGGCTTCCAACGAAGGCGGGTACATCACCGGCCAGACGCTGCACATTAACGGCGGCATGGCTATGGTGTAA
- the fabF gene encoding beta-ketoacyl-ACP synthase II has protein sequence MRRVVITGMGLVTPVGSGVEASWTNLLAGQSGARRVEEFEVSDITCQIANFVPRGAQSEGKFNPDDWMEPKEQRKVDDFIVYAVAAADQAITDSGLKFQTPETQERAGVLIGSGIGGLSGIADTSILLKEKGPRRVSPFFIPGRLINLAGGYVSIKHQLKGPNNAVVTACATGTHAIGDAARIIALDDADVMIAGGTESPICRIALAGFAACRALSTGFNDNPTKASRPYDKDRDGFVMGEGAGVVVLESYEYAKARGAKIYAEIIGYGMSSDAYHITAPAEDGDGAYRCMKAALKRAGVDPSEIDYVNAHGTSTPMGDEIELKAVERLFGNSSGKLAMSSTKSATGHLLGAAGAIEAIFSALAIRDNIVPPTLNLDNPSVETAIDLVPHKAQKRDINIALSNSFGFGGTNASLVLRRVA, from the coding sequence ATGCGCCGTGTCGTTATTACAGGAATGGGTCTCGTCACTCCGGTCGGTTCAGGCGTCGAAGCGTCGTGGACCAATCTGCTTGCAGGACAAAGCGGAGCCCGGCGCGTCGAGGAATTCGAAGTTTCCGATATCACCTGTCAGATCGCGAATTTCGTGCCGCGCGGCGCGCAGTCCGAGGGCAAGTTCAATCCGGACGATTGGATGGAGCCAAAAGAACAGCGCAAGGTCGATGACTTCATCGTTTACGCCGTTGCGGCTGCCGATCAGGCGATCACGGATTCGGGCCTGAAGTTCCAGACGCCCGAAACGCAGGAACGCGCAGGCGTCCTGATCGGCTCGGGCATTGGCGGCCTTTCGGGCATCGCCGATACGTCGATCCTGTTGAAGGAGAAGGGGCCACGGCGCGTTTCTCCGTTCTTCATTCCAGGCCGTCTCATCAACCTCGCGGGCGGCTACGTCTCGATCAAGCACCAGCTCAAAGGTCCCAACAACGCCGTCGTCACCGCGTGTGCGACTGGCACGCACGCCATCGGCGATGCGGCGCGGATCATCGCGCTCGACGATGCCGACGTAATGATTGCGGGCGGCACGGAAAGCCCGATCTGCCGCATTGCGCTTGCGGGCTTCGCGGCTTGCCGGGCGCTGTCGACCGGATTCAACGACAACCCGACGAAAGCCTCGCGGCCTTATGACAAGGATCGCGACGGGTTCGTGATGGGCGAGGGCGCTGGCGTCGTCGTGCTCGAAAGCTACGAGTATGCGAAGGCACGCGGCGCGAAGATTTACGCCGAGATCATCGGCTACGGCATGTCGTCGGATGCCTACCACATCACGGCACCGGCCGAGGATGGCGACGGTGCCTATCGCTGCATGAAGGCCGCTTTGAAGCGCGCTGGCGTCGATCCGAGCGAGATCGATTACGTCAACGCGCACGGCACCTCGACGCCAATGGGCGACGAGATCGAGCTCAAGGCCGTCGAACGTCTGTTCGGCAACAGCAGCGGCAAGCTTGCGATGTCTTCGACGAAGTCGGCGACTGGGCATTTGCTCGGTGCAGCCGGTGCGATCGAGGCGATTTTCTCGGCGCTCGCCATCCGCGACAATATCGTTCCGCCGACGCTCAATCTCGACAACCCATCGGTCGAAACTGCGATCGACCTTGTGCCGCACAAGGCACAGAAGCGTGATATCAATATCGCGCTGTCGAATTCGTTCGGCTTCGGCGGCACGAACGCTTCGCTGGTTCTGCGCCGGGTGGCTTAA
- a CDS encoding YicC/YloC family endoribonuclease, translating into MTISSMTGFARVDGMTDGLAWTWEARSVNGRGLDVRLRLPPGYEALELPAREAVAKRLARGNVSISLSLEKQQTNGSVRLNEAVLQDVIKAAERVTALSGASAPDAAQLMMIKGVLEAADQMAEASDVRAARERALLKSLEAALDKLTEARRAEGTRLHDIVIEQLVQIERLESEVRASPSRTPEAIVARLKDAITRLFDTTAPLDAERLHQEAMLLATRADVEEELQRLSAHVSGAREILAENGAVGRKLDFLAQEFNREANTLCSKANAVDVTRLGLQLKTIIDQFREQVQNVE; encoded by the coding sequence ATGACCATATCCAGCATGACGGGATTTGCCCGCGTCGACGGCATGACCGATGGCCTCGCCTGGACGTGGGAGGCTCGCAGCGTCAACGGCCGCGGGCTTGATGTCCGCTTACGCCTGCCGCCGGGCTATGAAGCTCTGGAGCTGCCGGCGCGCGAAGCTGTCGCCAAGCGGCTGGCGCGCGGGAACGTCTCGATTTCGCTGAGCCTCGAAAAGCAGCAGACGAACGGCTCGGTGCGGTTGAACGAAGCGGTGCTTCAGGATGTTATCAAGGCCGCCGAGCGCGTGACGGCGCTGTCGGGGGCATCGGCGCCCGATGCGGCCCAGCTGATGATGATCAAAGGCGTTCTGGAGGCGGCCGACCAGATGGCTGAAGCCAGCGACGTTCGTGCGGCGCGGGAGAGAGCGCTCCTGAAGAGCCTTGAGGCTGCGCTCGACAAACTCACTGAAGCTCGCCGCGCCGAGGGCACGCGGTTGCACGACATCGTCATTGAGCAGCTCGTTCAGATCGAGCGGCTGGAGTCGGAGGTGCGCGCCTCGCCGTCGCGCACGCCGGAGGCCATCGTCGCGCGTCTCAAGGATGCGATTACCCGCCTGTTCGATACGACGGCGCCGCTCGATGCGGAGCGCCTGCATCAGGAAGCCATGCTGCTCGCAACGCGCGCCGACGTTGAGGAGGAACTGCAGCGGCTTTCGGCGCATGTGTCGGGCGCACGGGAAATTCTGGCGGAAAACGGCGCGGTCGGCCGCAAGCTCGATTTCCTGGCGCAAGAATTCAATCGCGAAGCTAATACGCTGTGCTCGAAAGCCAATGCGGTCGACGTCACCCGGCTGGGTCTACAACTCAAAACGATTATCGACCAGTTCCGCGAACAAGTGCAAAACGTCGAATAA
- a CDS encoding acyl carrier protein: MSDVAERVKKIVVEHLGVEADKVTDNASFIDDLGADSLDTVELVMAFEEEFGCEIPDDAAEHILTVGDAVKFLEKNASAA, from the coding sequence ATGAGCGATGTCGCAGAGCGCGTGAAGAAAATTGTCGTAGAGCATCTTGGGGTCGAGGCCGACAAGGTCACCGACAATGCCAGCTTCATCGACGACCTTGGCGCAGATAGCTTGGATACCGTTGAACTCGTGATGGCGTTCGAAGAGGAATTCGGCTGCGAAATTCCGGACGATGCCGCCGAGCACATTCTGACGGTCGGCGATGCCGTCAAGTTTCTCGAGAAGAACGCGAGCGCGGCTTAA
- the pdxA gene encoding 4-hydroxythreonine-4-phosphate dehydrogenase PdxA → MPPLALTMGDPAGIGPELALRAWQDRSADAIPPFAIYADIELMRAQARASALDPETAIMPVANAGAAALVFPDALPVVPVPLSAPAIAGSPDVANGEATIQAIRRAVADVAAGRAAAVVTNPIAKSVLYEAGFEHPGHTEFLGALANEFWPSERAEPVMMIAAPVLRVVPVTIHVPLKDVPSLLTTDKIVSTARIVHAALQRDFGIEKPHLALAGLNPHAGEDGTLGTEDRDIVRPAVERLRAEGIDATGPTAADTMFHEAARKTYDAALAMYHDQGLIPIKTLAFDEGVNVTLGLPFVRTSPDHGTAFSIAGKGVASASSLKAALKLAADMSARRRAAATP, encoded by the coding sequence ATGCCTCCCCTTGCCCTGACGATGGGCGACCCTGCCGGTATCGGTCCCGAACTGGCGCTGCGCGCCTGGCAGGACCGATCCGCCGACGCGATTCCGCCTTTTGCGATCTATGCCGATATCGAGCTGATGCGCGCACAGGCCCGCGCCTCAGCCCTCGATCCGGAAACCGCAATCATGCCGGTTGCGAATGCCGGTGCGGCTGCGCTGGTCTTCCCCGATGCCCTACCCGTCGTTCCGGTTCCGCTGTCGGCGCCTGCCATCGCAGGCAGCCCCGACGTCGCCAACGGCGAAGCGACGATCCAAGCGATCCGCCGGGCGGTGGCTGACGTTGCAGCAGGTCGCGCCGCAGCCGTCGTCACCAACCCGATCGCCAAGTCGGTTCTCTACGAAGCAGGCTTCGAGCATCCCGGCCATACCGAATTTCTCGGCGCGCTCGCAAACGAGTTCTGGCCGTCCGAGCGCGCCGAACCCGTGATGATGATCGCCGCGCCCGTGCTTCGCGTCGTGCCTGTGACGATCCACGTGCCTTTGAAGGACGTTCCTTCTCTTCTCACGACCGATAAGATCGTCAGCACGGCGCGCATCGTCCACGCCGCCTTGCAGCGCGACTTCGGCATCGAGAAACCACACCTCGCCCTCGCCGGCCTCAATCCGCATGCGGGCGAAGACGGCACCCTGGGCACGGAAGATCGCGACATCGTCCGCCCTGCCGTCGAGCGACTGCGCGCCGAGGGCATCGACGCGACCGGTCCCACTGCCGCCGACACCATGTTTCACGAGGCCGCCCGCAAGACCTACGATGCGGCGCTCGCGATGTATCATGATCAGGGCCTCATCCCGATCAAGACGCTCGCCTTCGACGAGGGCGTCAACGTTACGCTCGGATTGCCTTTCGTGCGCACCTCGCCTGACCACGGCACGGCGTTTTCGATTGCGGGAAAAGGCGTCGCCTCCGCGTCGAGCCTCAAGGCTGCGCTGAAGCTCGCAGCTGACATGAGCGCCCGCCGCCGCGCTGCGGCAACACCATGA
- the gmk gene encoding guanylate kinase: MSKNAEEKPSGAAEPHIARRGLLYIVSSPSGAGKTTLARRVLAADANVEMSVSVTTRAPRPGEQNGVDYHFVDHAAFERMKERDELLEWARVFDNYYGTPRAPVEAAIRSGKDVLFDIDWQGAQQLSEKMPGDVVRVFVLPPSGHVLEERLKTRAQDPPDIVAKRMAAASSEISHWPEYDYVIVNAHVETSVASALAILSAERLKRGRLLGLSEFVRTLQVAL, translated from the coding sequence ATGAGCAAGAACGCGGAAGAGAAACCTAGTGGCGCAGCCGAGCCGCACATCGCGCGCCGGGGACTGCTTTATATCGTCTCGTCGCCATCGGGCGCGGGCAAGACGACGCTGGCGCGTCGGGTGCTGGCGGCGGACGCGAATGTCGAGATGTCGGTTTCGGTGACGACGCGCGCGCCGCGGCCCGGCGAACAGAACGGCGTCGACTATCATTTCGTCGATCACGCTGCATTCGAGCGGATGAAAGAGCGCGACGAGCTGCTCGAATGGGCGCGCGTGTTCGACAACTATTACGGCACGCCGCGGGCACCGGTCGAAGCCGCCATTCGCAGCGGCAAGGACGTGCTGTTCGACATCGACTGGCAGGGCGCGCAGCAGCTTTCCGAGAAGATGCCGGGCGATGTTGTGCGCGTCTTCGTTCTTCCCCCGTCGGGCCATGTGCTCGAAGAGCGGCTGAAGACGCGGGCGCAGGATCCGCCGGACATCGTTGCGAAGCGCATGGCGGCTGCATCGTCCGAGATCAGTCACTGGCCGGAATACGACTACGTGATTGTGAATGCGCACGTTGAAACGAGCGTGGCATCGGCGCTCGCAATCCTGTCCGCCGAGCGGCTGAAGCGCGGGCGGCTGCTGGGGCTCTCGGAATTCGTGCGGACCTTGCAAGTGGCGCTCTAA
- the rsmA gene encoding 16S rRNA (adenine(1518)-N(6)/adenine(1519)-N(6))-dimethyltransferase RsmA: protein MSAANGPDGLPPLRTVIERYGLNAKKSLGQNFLLDLNLTRKIARLAGDLSERTVVEIGPGPGGLTRALLMEGAKHVIAIERDDRCLPALAEVSASYPGRLDVHPADALDVDCRQLLGDAPSASIVANLPYGVASLLLVNWLETEPWPPWYDRMVLMFQREVAERIVAQPKSKAYGRLSVLAQWRTEARIVMNLPPEAFTPPPKVSSAIVEFRPIASPQPACRVKTLARVTAAAFGQRRKMLRSSLKQITAFPELLLQRAQLAPERRAEELSVADFARLALVLDESEASTA from the coding sequence ATGAGCGCTGCCAATGGGCCAGATGGCCTCCCGCCCCTACGCACTGTCATCGAGCGCTATGGTCTCAACGCCAAGAAGTCACTCGGCCAGAACTTCCTGCTCGATCTCAACCTCACCCGCAAGATCGCGCGCCTCGCCGGCGACCTGAGCGAACGAACAGTTGTAGAGATTGGTCCCGGCCCCGGCGGACTGACGCGCGCTCTTCTGATGGAAGGTGCAAAGCACGTTATCGCCATCGAGCGTGACGACCGCTGTCTGCCCGCGCTCGCCGAGGTCTCGGCGAGCTATCCAGGCCGCCTCGATGTCCATCCTGCCGACGCGCTGGACGTCGATTGCCGGCAGTTGCTCGGCGATGCCCCGTCTGCGTCGATCGTCGCGAACCTGCCTTACGGCGTCGCCTCGCTACTGCTCGTGAACTGGCTCGAAACGGAACCTTGGCCGCCGTGGTACGACCGCATGGTGCTGATGTTCCAGCGCGAGGTCGCCGAGCGCATCGTTGCGCAACCGAAGTCAAAAGCCTACGGCCGCCTCTCGGTGCTGGCGCAGTGGCGCACGGAAGCTCGGATCGTGATGAACCTGCCGCCCGAAGCCTTCACGCCCCCACCGAAAGTCTCCTCCGCCATCGTCGAGTTTCGCCCCATCGCATCGCCGCAGCCCGCCTGTCGCGTGAAAACGCTGGCACGCGTCACCGCGGCCGCCTTCGGACAGCGCCGCAAGATGCTGCGTTCGAGCCTCAAACAGATCACCGCGTTTCCCGAACTGCTTCTGCAGCGTGCGCAATTGGCACCCGAACGCCGCGCCGAAGAGCTGTCGGTTGCGGATTTTGCACGATTGGCTCTGGTGCTTGACGAAAGCGAAGCTTCGACGGCTTAG
- the mltG gene encoding endolytic transglycosylase MltG: MRAISSVLTVALVLMVLIGGTSFLIFHQFESPGPLPQERTVIIPKGEGRIAIAERLEREGVITNRWTFVGGYLLQGFLGGHKGGELKAGEYQIKEHASMRDVIDTLAEGKSILYKTTMPEGLTSEQIVERLKAEPNLSGEISSVPPEGTLLPDTYYFSKGASRNEILDRMRVGMEKALGQLWDERDPDLPVRSTDELVTFASIVEKETGRADERDRVAAVFYNRLRKGMRLQSDPTIIYGIVGGQGALGRGITKADIETKSPYNTYQINGLPPGPICNPGKSALLAALHPAKTSDLYFVADGTGGHTFSETLKEHNNAVQKWRQVEKQKAQDAADQDDDAAPIPTAKTAKASASKGQKSAKATTPASGASDGDGDDSSPSDTATDASGMPLPVRKPKRQ; the protein is encoded by the coding sequence GTGCGGGCCATCAGCAGCGTGCTGACCGTCGCCCTCGTGCTCATGGTGCTCATCGGCGGCACGTCGTTCCTCATTTTCCATCAATTCGAAAGCCCTGGTCCGCTGCCTCAGGAGCGCACCGTTATCATTCCCAAGGGCGAGGGGCGCATTGCGATCGCCGAACGGCTGGAGCGCGAAGGCGTCATCACGAACCGTTGGACGTTCGTCGGCGGCTATCTGCTTCAAGGGTTTCTCGGCGGCCACAAGGGCGGCGAGCTGAAAGCCGGCGAGTACCAAATCAAAGAACACGCCTCGATGCGGGACGTGATCGACACGCTCGCGGAGGGCAAGTCGATCCTCTACAAAACGACGATGCCTGAAGGGCTGACGAGCGAGCAGATCGTCGAACGCCTGAAAGCCGAGCCGAACCTCAGCGGTGAGATCTCGAGCGTGCCGCCGGAAGGGACGCTGCTTCCCGATACCTATTATTTCTCGAAGGGTGCCTCGAGGAACGAGATTCTCGACCGCATGCGGGTCGGCATGGAGAAGGCGTTGGGGCAGCTCTGGGATGAGCGCGATCCCGATCTTCCCGTGCGATCGACGGATGAACTCGTGACCTTCGCGTCGATCGTCGAGAAAGAAACGGGGCGCGCCGATGAGCGCGACCGGGTCGCCGCCGTTTTCTATAACCGTCTGCGCAAGGGCATGCGGCTGCAGTCCGATCCGACGATCATCTATGGTATCGTCGGCGGCCAGGGCGCGCTCGGCCGCGGCATCACCAAGGCGGATATCGAGACCAAGTCGCCCTACAACACGTATCAGATCAACGGACTGCCGCCGGGGCCGATTTGTAATCCGGGGAAATCGGCGCTTCTTGCTGCGCTGCATCCAGCGAAAACGAGCGATCTTTATTTTGTTGCCGACGGCACGGGCGGTCACACGTTCTCGGAGACTCTGAAGGAACACAACAACGCCGTCCAGAAATGGCGGCAGGTCGAGAAGCAAAAAGCTCAGGACGCAGCCGATCAGGACGACGATGCTGCGCCGATCCCAACTGCCAAAACCGCAAAAGCCAGCGCGTCCAAAGGGCAGAAATCGGCGAAGGCAACGACGCCGGCCTCAGGGGCGAGCGACGGCGATGGCGACGACTCTTCGCCGTCAGATACAGCTACCGACGCCTCCGGCATGCCGCTTCCTGTCCGCAAACCGAAGCGACAGTAA